TCTTCACTTTTCTTAAAGTCGTCGGCGGCTTTTTCTGCCCACCACAACAAGCCTGCGGTCCAACCGTGGTCTGCTGAGGGAACGGATACACCCACTTTTAAGGTTTTAGCTACTGCGGCATTTAAGCCCAAAGAGGCTATAAAAGTGGCGGCAAGTAGTAGTTTTCCTATGTGTTGCAATAAACGCATGAGTTACTCTCCTTTGTATTAATGTACGGTGTGGGTTTAGCGATCGCGTTTAAATTGCATGAGCACTGCAATCAAAATCACTAAGCCTTTTACCGTTCCTTGTAAGTAGGGGGACACCCCCATTAAATTCAGCATGTTGTTAATAATGCCTAATATGATGGCGCCGATAACGGTGCCCCATAAGGTGCCTTTGCCGCCAGACAGCGAAGTGCCGCCTATTACAACCGCTGCAATGGCGTCGAGTTCGTAAAACAAGCCCGCATCACCAGGGCTCACCGAATTTAATCGTGATGACAGCATCACCGCAGACAAACCCACGGTGAAACCAACAATCACAAAAGTAAGAAAATAAACGCGCTGTACATTAATCGCAGAATAGGTGGCCACTTTGGGGTTAGAGCCCACCGCACATACATGGCGGCCAAAAGCGGTATGCCGCAAGATAAGGTGGCCTAAAAATGCGAGACCAATAAACAGCCAAACAGGAATAGGAATGCCCAGCCAATAGCCGCCACCAATGTCGGGGTAGTGACTATTTTGCGAGACCATTTCTCCGGCATCACTAATGTATAGGGTTAAGGAGCGGAATATAGACATGGTTGCCAAGGTGGCGACAAACGCGGTGATTTTCCCTTTGGTGGTAAGTAAACCATTTACCGCGCCAAAAGCTGCGCCCATCGCCATTGCTGCAGCAATAGAAACGGTCACTGCCATCCACCCATCACCTAAATAGTTGAGCAGCATAATCACCAGTACACCCACTAAGGCGACCATTGAACCCACCGATAAATCTATTCCGCCGGCAATAATCACAAAGGTCATTCCTAGGGCAATAATGCCGGTATAGGAGACTTGTCTAAGCACATTGGTAAGATTTCTTGGGATAAGGAAGTGGTCACTGGCCATGGCCGACAGCACCACCAAAATGAGTAATGCGACTAAAGGAGCCCAGTTAGACAGAGTAAATTTAGGCAGCTTATTTAACCAACTGGAATTAGGGCTTAGCCCAGATTTTTGATTCATTTTAGCAACCTCACTCATTGGGGGCTCTCCTGCATCGGCGTAGATACCGGCGTTGCCTGGCTTTGCAGACCTGCGGCCAAAAACATGATTTGTTGTTCGTTGATTTCTTGTTCACGCAGCTCTCCTTGAATTTGGCCTTCGCGCATCACCAAAACTCGGTGGGCAAGGCCAATGAGTTCTTCCATGTCTGATGAGATCACCACAACTGCTAAACCTTGCTCGGTCATGCTTTGGATAAAGTGGTAGATTTCTTTCTTGGTATTTACATCGACGCCCCGAGTGGGTTCGTCGAGAATCAGTATTTGCGGCTGGGTATCCATCCATTTTGATAAATACACCTTTTGTTGATTGCCTCCGCTTAAGTAAAGAAGTTCGGTATCTATGGAAGCCGCTTTAATGTCGAATTTACGCACATATTGCTGTGCTTGTTGGCGAGCCTTGCCGTGGTTAATTAAGCCTTTGCAATAGCTCCCTAGTGAAATAAGGCTAATGTTCTCGGGTAAATTAAAGCTCATGGTTAGCCCGCAGCCTTGGCGATCTTCGCTTAAGTAGGCCAAGCCATGTTTTACCGCGTCTTTAATATTGTGAATGGTGACGGCTTGTTGATGAATAAAGATCTTGCCGCTTTGGCGACGGCGTAACCCCATTATCGCTTCTGCTGTTTCGGTGCGCCCGCTGCCAATTAAGCCGGCAAATCCCAATACTTCACCTTGGCGCACTTCAAAGCTAATTTGCTTAAGTAAGTTTTTAACATTCAAATCATCGACTTTAAGTGCCACTTTGCTTTGTACTTTAGAGCGCGGCGGAAAAACTTGGTTAAGCTCACGCCCAACCATTTTTTTCGCCATGTCTTGTTCGTCAATGTCACTCACTTGGTCAACCGAAATTAACGCGCCATCGCGCAAAATAATTAGGCGATCGCATAGCTGTTTCACTTCTTTAAGTTTGTGCGAGATAAACAAAATCGTTACGCCTTGCGCTTTTAGCTTATCGATAAGCTTGAATAGCACGGTAACTTCTTGGCTGGTTAACACCGTGGTGGGTTCATCCATGATCAGAATACGCGCATCATTTACTAATGCTTTTGCTATCTCCACCATTTGTTTTTCGGCCACGCTCAGTGCTTCAATTAGCGCATCTGGCGACAAATCTGTTTCTAATAAACTCAATAGTTGGAGGGTACGTTGGCGCATGGCTTTTTTGTTAAGAAACAGGCTGCCTTTTAACTCTTGGCCTAAAAAAATATTTTCAAACACACTTAGGCTGGCGATTAAGTTAAATTCCTGTGGAATCATCGCAATGCCCAAGGTCTTGGCGTCTGCGGGGCTGTTTATCTCAACGGCTTTGCCATTAACTAGCACTTGGCCGCTACTGCGCTGATAAATGCCAGAGATAATTTTTAGCAAGGTAGATTTACCGGCGCCATTTTCACCAAGAATGCCCATTACTTCGCCTGGTTGCACCTCAACGCTAATGCCGTGTAAAACTTTTACTCCAGAAAAGCTTTTAGTGATTTTATCCAAGCTAAGAATAGGTTTAGGCAAGCTCATGAACATTCTCCAAAGCGGTCCATTTACCATTGTTTTGCGAGGAGTGGATCATGGCATTGATGAACTGTAAGCCTTCTACACCTTGCTTCACCCCCGGCAATAAACTATTAGCCAGAATGTCGGTGGCCGATGAGCCACTGCGTGCTGTACGAATAGCCTTGGCAGTTTCGGTGTAAATATTGGCAAAGCCTTCTAAGTAGCCTTCGGGGTGGCCGGCTGGAGTCCTCACCAAATGTTCAGCCTCGGCGCTGTATCCATAACCTGCACGGCTAATAATTCGGCTAGGCTGGGAGAATGGGCTGTACAATAGTTGGTTGGGCTGCTCTTGCGACCATTCAAGCCCTCCATCACTGCCATAAACCCTAATCCGCAGACCATTTTCATTACCAGGCGCTACCTGCGAGCTCCATAACATGCCGCGTACACCTTGCTCGAAGCGCAACATGGCATGTACGTTGTCGTCTAGTACTCGGCCATTTACAAAAGTAGACAGTTCTGCGCTTACTTGTTCTAGCTGTAAGCTACTTATAAAGGCCGCTAGATTAAAGGCATGAGTGCCAATGTCGCCCAAGCAACCAGCAGGTCCCGAGCGCTTTGGATCGGTGCGCCATTCGGCTTGTTTATTGCCAGTATTTTCCGCTGCGGTAGTGAGCCAATCTTGCGCATACTCCACTTGAACCAAGCGCAGCTTGCCAAGCAAACCTTCCCCAACCATTTGTTGGGCTTGGCGCACCATGGGGTAAGCACTGTAGTTGTGAGTGAGCACAAATAGCTTGCCGCTATTATTCGCCAGCTCTTTGAGTTCCATTGCCTCGTGAAGAGAGCAGGTCATGGGTTTGTCACAAATCACATGAATACCCGCGGCCAAAAATGCTTTAGCTATAGGGAAGTGCAAATGATTAGGCGTTACGATACTTACCGCTTCAATACCATCAGGGCGAGCGGCTTCTGCCTCAGCCATATCTTGATAGCTTAGGTAGCAACGCTCGGCAGCAATGCCTAAATCCTTGGCTGATTGTTGCGCTCTGGCTGGATCGGCACTTAATGCGCCAGCAACTAATTCATATTGGTTATCTAAGCGCGCAGCAATACGGTGAATGGCACCAATAAACGCACCACTGCCACCGCCTACCATTCCTAGTTTAATTTTATCCATGAGTTACTCCTATAAACCCAGAATTCGCAGATTTGCTGCTTGGTCGATGGCGCTGTCGGCAAAATCATCAAAGGCTTTATCGGTTACTTCAATGATGTGTTGCTCTACAAAGGCTGCGCCTTCCAGCGCGCCAGCTTCAGGGTGTTTAAGGCAGCACTCCCATTCAACCACCGCCCAGCCGCTAAAGTTGTATTGGGCGAGTTTGGAAAAAATCCCCACAAAATCTACTTGGCCGTCGCCTAAAGAACGGAATCGACCGGCGCGTTCAGTCCAACTTTGGTAGCCGCCATATACGCCTTGTTGACCAGTGGGGTTAAATTCCGCGTCTTTTACATGGAACATTTTGATGCGAGGGTGATAGCGGTCGATAAAGTCTAGATAATCCAGCTGCTGCAGCACAAAATGGCTAGGGTCATACAAGATATTGCAACGCGGATGCTGGTTAACTGCATCCAAGAACATTTCGAAGCTAACGCCGTCATGTAAATCTTCTCCTGGGTGAATTTCGTAACATACATCTACGCCAGCTGCGTCAAAGGCGTCGAGGATCGGTAACCAACGCTTGGCTAATTCCTCAAAGCCAGTTTCAACTAAGCCTTGAGGACGTTGTGGCCATGGATACATATATGGCCACAGTAGCGCGCCAGAGAAGGTAGCATGAGCACTTAAACCTAGGTTTTTAGAAGCCTTTGCCGCCAACATCATTTGGTTTACCGCCCATTCTTGACGGGCGCTTGGGTTAGCCCTAACGGACTCAGGAGCAAAGCCGTCAAACATTTCATCATAGGCTGGGTGCACTGCAACAAGTTGGCCTTGCAAGTGAGTAGAGAGTTCTGTGAGAGTGAGGCCATTGTCGGCAAGCAGGCTTAATACCTCTTGGCAATAGCTTAGGTCTTCTGCAGCGCGCTCCAAATCAAACAAACGTTTATCCCAGCTGGGCATTTGCACTCCTTTGTAACCCACACTGGCTGCCCAAGCGGCAATTGAACTAAGTGAGTTAAAGGGCGCTTCGTCACTAGCAAACTGGGCGAGAAACAGCGCGGGTCCTTGTAGGGTTTTCATCGGCAATCCTTTTATCGAAGTTCAAACCAAATGTCGTATTTTGTTGAGACTAAATGTAATCGATTACATTTAGTCTCATAAAAAAACCATGCGCTGTTCAAAGCTGGAGGCGTATAAAGCCGCACTGCATGGCATTTATTTAGTAGTTGAATAAAACTTATACAATAAAATAGTGTTTATCTAGCGTATGTTGCGAAAATGTGATCAGTTTAAAAGTTTATTTTTTGTACAAATTGCTGATTGAGTTCTTAAGTGATTTAAAATAAAGTACTTTATGATAATTGATGTAATCCGTTACATTTGGGCTAAGCTTTCATTAAAGTTAGCCTTGCTTATTACCAATCTAAGGACAGTAAATGCCTACCATAAAAGATGTGGCCAAATTGGCAGGCGTATCTACCGCAACCGTATCTCGGGCGATGATGAGCCCAGAAAAAGTATCCGAGAAAACTCGTTTGAAGGTCGAGTTAGCGGTAGCCGAGTCGGGATTCTCTCCCAATGTGATTGCCCGAAATTTAAGGCGCAGCGAGTCTAAAACCATTGTGATTATTGTGCCCGATATTGCCAATATGTTTTTCGCCAGCATTGTGCGCGGGATCCAGCAGGTTGCTTTGCAAAATGGCTACAAAGTGTTGCTGGGGGACTCAATTCACACGGTTGAGCAAGCAAAAGTGTATATGGACTTGGTACGCAGCAAGCAAGCCGATGGCATTATTTCGCTTACCGCTGAGCTGCCTATGGAGATCCGCCAAGGTACCGAAATTCCAATGGTGATGGCCTGTGAGTACTTTCCAGGTTTTCCTATTCCCACGGTGCGTATTGATAATCGCGGCTCGGCTAAGCGAGCAGTCGATTATTTATTAGATATTGGGCATAGCCAAATTGGCTGTATTACCGGCCCTATGGAAAACCCAATTTGTGTGGATCGTAAAGCCGGTTATCAAGACAGTCTGCAGCAGCTAAATATTGCCGTTGACGAAGCCGCTTTTGAAGATGGTGATTTTAGTTTTCAGTCGGGGTATAGCGCGTTCATGCGTCTACACGAACACTACTCAATGACAGCGTTATTTTGCTTTAACGACATGATGGCGCTAGGGGCAATGAAAGCGGCAACGCAACTGGGTATTAAGGTGCCGCAACAGTTATCAATAGTGGGCTTTGATGACCTGTTATTTGCCGAATATACCAACCCAGAGCTCACCACCATTCGTCAGCCGCAAGAAGATATTGGTAAGACAGCAGCCAACACGCTAATGAAGATACTGCAGGGCAGCAAAGCCAGCCAAGACACCATTGTGCCAACTCAGTTATTGGTACGTTCGAGTTGTTGCTCGCCCAGTAAGTAGCAAATAAGCAACTCAATAGGGCTGATGTTGTGATGAGACAAAACCAATTACGCTAATACATTAGCCGGTAGAATTTTTTCTGACACCAGTTGTTGCAGCAGGTCTTGAGTCTTTTCTCGTAAACTGTCACGTAACAAACGCATCGCTGAAGTAATTGATTGTCGGCTGGGGCAAATAAGCCATAGTTCGGTAGCAGTAGGCTGATAGCTATTCATCACACTCACTAACTTACCGGATAAGAGATCTGCGGCCATATCTAAGCTAGATTTTACCGCCAGCCCATGACCTGCCACACACCAACGTCTGACTAAATCACCATCGTTGGCTGCGCGATTGCTGGGCATCTTTATTTTATATTCTTGTTGCTGGTGGCTAAAGCGCCATACGTCATGAATAATGTCGTGCAGTTGGTAGAGCAAACCATTGTGTTCCCTTAAGTCTTCAGGTTGCTGCGGGCTGCCGTGTTTTAATAAATACTCTGGGCTAGCGCACAATAGCCGTGGCACCTTACATATCTTAAAACCGTAGACACTGGCATCACTGGGCGAGCCATAACGCAAAGCCATATCTACAGAATCACGATAAAAATCTATGTTGCTGTCACTGATGCTGCTGCGCAGGCTAAGCGCCGGGTAGTTTGCCATAAACTCATCGAGCCAGGGGCTTAACACGTTTCTTCCTAGATCCGAGGAAAGTGCAATGCGTAATTCACCATCAATCACATCTAGGTCATGCTTCATATTTTGCTTAGCTTGCTCAAGCATCAAAAGCGCTTGTTCGCATTGCGGGATATAACGCTCGCCAGCACTAGATAATCGCAGGTGCCTGGTTGTTCGAATAAATAGCTCAGCCCCTAGTTGGCTTTCTACACGCTTTAGCGCGGCACTAGCCGTGGCAGAGCGCATATCTAGCTTGGCTGCAGCGGCTGTAATACTGCGGCATTCTGCTACCTTTAAAATTACCTGTAAATCTTCCAGTAGCATAACGGCACCTTTTATTGTCTATTTATTTTTGATAATGATTCAAATATTACCCTGTTTATTGAGCTGTATGCAAAA
The Agarivorans aestuarii DNA segment above includes these coding regions:
- a CDS encoding ABC transporter permease, with the protein product MSEVAKMNQKSGLSPNSSWLNKLPKFTLSNWAPLVALLILVVLSAMASDHFLIPRNLTNVLRQVSYTGIIALGMTFVIIAGGIDLSVGSMVALVGVLVIMLLNYLGDGWMAVTVSIAAAMAMGAAFGAVNGLLTTKGKITAFVATLATMSIFRSLTLYISDAGEMVSQNSHYPDIGGGYWLGIPIPVWLFIGLAFLGHLILRHTAFGRHVCAVGSNPKVATYSAINVQRVYFLTFVIVGFTVGLSAVMLSSRLNSVSPGDAGLFYELDAIAAVVIGGTSLSGGKGTLWGTVIGAIILGIINNMLNLMGVSPYLQGTVKGLVILIAVLMQFKRDR
- a CDS encoding sugar ABC transporter ATP-binding protein, with product MSLPKPILSLDKITKSFSGVKVLHGISVEVQPGEVMGILGENGAGKSTLLKIISGIYQRSSGQVLVNGKAVEINSPADAKTLGIAMIPQEFNLIASLSVFENIFLGQELKGSLFLNKKAMRQRTLQLLSLLETDLSPDALIEALSVAEKQMVEIAKALVNDARILIMDEPTTVLTSQEVTVLFKLIDKLKAQGVTILFISHKLKEVKQLCDRLIILRDGALISVDQVSDIDEQDMAKKMVGRELNQVFPPRSKVQSKVALKVDDLNVKNLLKQISFEVRQGEVLGFAGLIGSGRTETAEAIMGLRRRQSGKIFIHQQAVTIHNIKDAVKHGLAYLSEDRQGCGLTMSFNLPENISLISLGSYCKGLINHGKARQQAQQYVRKFDIKAASIDTELLYLSGGNQQKVYLSKWMDTQPQILILDEPTRGVDVNTKKEIYHFIQSMTEQGLAVVVISSDMEELIGLAHRVLVMREGQIQGELREQEINEQQIMFLAAGLQSQATPVSTPMQESPQ
- a CDS encoding Gfo/Idh/MocA family protein — protein: MDKIKLGMVGGGSGAFIGAIHRIAARLDNQYELVAGALSADPARAQQSAKDLGIAAERCYLSYQDMAEAEAARPDGIEAVSIVTPNHLHFPIAKAFLAAGIHVICDKPMTCSLHEAMELKELANNSGKLFVLTHNYSAYPMVRQAQQMVGEGLLGKLRLVQVEYAQDWLTTAAENTGNKQAEWRTDPKRSGPAGCLGDIGTHAFNLAAFISSLQLEQVSAELSTFVNGRVLDDNVHAMLRFEQGVRGMLWSSQVAPGNENGLRIRVYGSDGGLEWSQEQPNQLLYSPFSQPSRIISRAGYGYSAEAEHLVRTPAGHPEGYLEGFANIYTETAKAIRTARSGSSATDILANSLLPGVKQGVEGLQFINAMIHSSQNNGKWTALENVHELA
- a CDS encoding sugar phosphate isomerase/epimerase family protein; translation: MKTLQGPALFLAQFASDEAPFNSLSSIAAWAASVGYKGVQMPSWDKRLFDLERAAEDLSYCQEVLSLLADNGLTLTELSTHLQGQLVAVHPAYDEMFDGFAPESVRANPSARQEWAVNQMMLAAKASKNLGLSAHATFSGALLWPYMYPWPQRPQGLVETGFEELAKRWLPILDAFDAAGVDVCYEIHPGEDLHDGVSFEMFLDAVNQHPRCNILYDPSHFVLQQLDYLDFIDRYHPRIKMFHVKDAEFNPTGQQGVYGGYQSWTERAGRFRSLGDGQVDFVGIFSKLAQYNFSGWAVVEWECCLKHPEAGALEGAAFVEQHIIEVTDKAFDDFADSAIDQAANLRILGL
- a CDS encoding LacI family DNA-binding transcriptional regulator; translated protein: MPTIKDVAKLAGVSTATVSRAMMSPEKVSEKTRLKVELAVAESGFSPNVIARNLRRSESKTIVIIVPDIANMFFASIVRGIQQVALQNGYKVLLGDSIHTVEQAKVYMDLVRSKQADGIISLTAELPMEIRQGTEIPMVMACEYFPGFPIPTVRIDNRGSAKRAVDYLLDIGHSQIGCITGPMENPICVDRKAGYQDSLQQLNIAVDEAAFEDGDFSFQSGYSAFMRLHEHYSMTALFCFNDMMALGAMKAATQLGIKVPQQLSIVGFDDLLFAEYTNPELTTIRQPQEDIGKTAANTLMKILQGSKASQDTIVPTQLLVRSSCCSPSK
- a CDS encoding LysR family transcriptional regulator, with the translated sequence MLLEDLQVILKVAECRSITAAAAKLDMRSATASAALKRVESQLGAELFIRTTRHLRLSSAGERYIPQCEQALLMLEQAKQNMKHDLDVIDGELRIALSSDLGRNVLSPWLDEFMANYPALSLRSSISDSNIDFYRDSVDMALRYGSPSDASVYGFKICKVPRLLCASPEYLLKHGSPQQPEDLREHNGLLYQLHDIIHDVWRFSHQQQEYKIKMPSNRAANDGDLVRRWCVAGHGLAVKSSLDMAADLLSGKLVSVMNSYQPTATELWLICPSRQSITSAMRLLRDSLREKTQDLLQQLVSEKILPANVLA